From the genome of Medicago truncatula cultivar Jemalong A17 chromosome 2, MtrunA17r5.0-ANR, whole genome shotgun sequence:
AGGTGTTTCTAGAGTTGTCTTACTCATCAAGCTATGAACTAAGCTTATTTTTGTGGTTATAATCCATGATAGCATATAAACTAAGCTTAAACAATTTAAATGCAAAGACATCACCGCACACAAAACATTAGTAATTCAACCATAATCGATTACTGTAGGATTAATGCATACCCTCTGGTATAGTAAGACATTCTATTGCTCAAAGTCAAAGTATACGGGTAGAAGATCAAAACTACTGCTCAATAGAGTACTAGAATGCTTGGCTTGAACAACTAACTTGATGCGTAAACAATTCATCTCGAGCCTTCCTTAAGACGTTATGTGTTTTAGTGTTTAGAATTAAGTATCACTATCatgtttttatcaaaacaagaaTGCAtcctaattttaatttgatgttattgGCTAATTGGTTTAGTCAACAAGAGTGTTTGTCAACCTTTTTCTGTTAACAGTGAGCAGTTTGTTAGTTGGTTGTTAAGGTTTTAAGTAGTTGCTGATGCATAGCCTTCAATTCATTATTCCAGAAACTATTGTAATTATCTAGTGTTCATTGTGAGGATATTCTGTAACTAAGTTGAGAGAGATTGTACTCACCAAAGACATATTGATCATCGATAATTGTGGCtgttgtggatgtagatttgaGTACATTGCTCTAATTTGAACGCCATTTAGTGCAAAATACAGACGTATACGAATTTTAAATGTGGTTAAAAGTAGTTATATTTACATGGCTCTATAGATTTAAATTATATGCGACTTATATTTACAGTGCATATTAGACCGcttttgaatatataataacatacaAAAATTCTTTCACCCATGCAACGCGCGAATCTCATTctagttttaataaaattacTACCTCGCTATAGAGCTTTCACCACTAATTCTATCAAAGGAGACAGAATATAATGTACCAGGAAAACTCTCGTAAGTGTATCTAGAGTCAGACGGATAAGTGATCTTGTTTTCCAAACATTGTTTCAGTTCCATAACTACATGCCTCATGGTTGGTCTATTGATGGAAGATTGTGCTACACAAGCCATTGCAGTATCCAAAGTTTTAGTTGCATAGTTAGTATCAAAGTATCTTTTACCTCTCTTTCCAGCTGCATGTCACCAACCAATTGAACAATATGGATTTTGTTTTCGGTTTTGGTTATGGCAGGTTGTCCTGTAATTATCTCCAGCAAAACTACTCCAAAACTGAATACATCACTTTTTTCTCTCAACCTGCTTAATCTATTGTACCTGCAAACTTAATCTATATACAAACCGAAAGTGAAAAAGAGAAACATATCTTTAAGGACGGAGTAGTATTAACTTGCTCAGGGTCGAGGTATCCTGGCGTGCCAGCAATAACTATGGAGAGATGAGTTTCACCTTCATTAGGAAAGATCTTGGACAATCCAAAATCAGCTAATTTACCTTGTAATTTATCATTTAGTAAGATGTTTTTAGACTTAACATCTCTATGAACAATTGGCGGATTGCAACCATGATGCAGATACTCCAATCCTAAATTTGAAAGTTCAAAGTAAGTTAAGTTAGTTGCCTAAAGTATAACTCTTTATGAGATATATTTTGATTGATGAAAATCATGAAACAAATGGGAAAAAGGATTCATACTCACCTACTGTAGTATCCACTGCAATTTGAAGTCTTTGattccaattcaatatattttcgTTTTTAtctgcattcattcataaaacaaTCTTAACCAAGAAATTCATAACCAGGAAAACAGACATATGTATCTTGGAATTTGGTTTAGAATAACAGAGAAGTATTGTTTTCCTATTCatacaagtaaaaaaaatctttgactTAATTTACctggtttatatttttttgactatTTAGAAGTTTTATGCAGATGAGAGATGTTCACAAAAATTAGGAGTTACTTGAATAAATATAACATAACTGTCACTAGAATTATAACATGTTagagagaaataaaattaatggaCTGATATGTGATCATAAACACTACCTGATAAATGGTTGGCTAAGTCTCCATTAGCCATATACTCATAATAGATGAGAGCCATGTTGGTACCATCATCACAGTAACCTATAAGACTGGTCAAGTATTTATGATGAACTGTAGCAAAAAATTTGGCCTAtgaatcacaaagaaaaaccatatttagttaacattaaattcattaactaTACACACGCACACAGATTAGGATTCACATTAACTAAAATTGGCAAGTGAATTAATGATACAACCTCTGCTTGAAATTGCAGAAATCCTTGAGCAGATAAGGAAGATAGCATTTTGACAGTGTATTATGATCAATCCAGCCATGGTAGACTGTTCCAGATGCTCCTTTCCCTATAACCTTCTCAAAGTTTCTGGTAATTCTTAATACTTCTTCATAGGTGAATTCTTGTTTCTTCGACTCTAGTTCCTGCTTTATTCTTGAATTAGCACCCAGCTTGATCACCTTATGGGAAACTGGGAAGAAGCAAACACAGTTTTTATTCTTGAATTAGTATTATATGTGTTTGAGTCTAATTCTGACACAGAGAGTGTCAGTCAACCAATCATTAATCTTCACATTCATGTGAAATTGTCATATTTAAGATGGTATATAATTAGTTTGACAGTGTAAGAGATTTTTAAATTTACATCGCATACCAATTAAATCCTATATTTTTATACATGTTGTTTAGCTCCCAATAAGGCCGATAAGAAAACAAAACGTACCATGGTGCCTCTTGTTGTAAATGCGAAAAGAAATCGCTGCTACTGCTAATATCAGGAAAGCTCCACCAATTGATGTTACCAATGGAACTACAACCTTATTCCCATTCCTTTTGTTGCATGAACCTGAGGAGCAAAGATCTTGATTTCCACCAAAACTTGCATTTACAGTAACAAATAACCGTGttatttatttgatattgtCTGATACCTTACATTTTTGTAATATAATTATGATATAAATCACTTGCTCATGACATGGCAAATGAAAGCAGAATAAATATTACTAAATGTGAAActtgaacttcttcaaaaaagaaacttgAAATCGAACGCACTTGAATTGGAGTGTACTATTCTCTGAACGCACAAGGAGTTGTATTGGAATTGCTCCTGATAACTGATTTCCTTCAAGGTTTCTTCCATAAACAAATACAAGATTACCCTTTATACATGCTTGcataaaaatatgtaaaaaaaacatacaatacAACAAAGTTCTATCCAGATGTTTAgatctatgaagcacgaacTCTAACACAGACACTTGAGACGACACAGACATGTTAACActgataatttaaaaaatatgacacCAACACCGAACACACACACAGAGATTGTGTGGCATCTAAATTGAGcaagttgttttattaaaaataaaaaaaacaaatcttaaacaaaatattatagtttttcatcttcattcatcCATCTACTATACCGATAAGCTAAAAATGATGTAATCAAATTTAATGTCTTTAAGCCCTTCATTGATCAGCACAACTTTGACACATCTTTGACTCCGGTGGATGTGTTTGAGAAGTGTCCAACTCCAAAGAGTGTCTTAGGTGGgtcaaatcaaagaaaaatagttttttttcggGGCACTTGTCTGAGATGTCAGACACATGCCGTACGGGTGTCAGACACCGATGCGTGTTGCACACGCCTAATCTCAGAGCTTCCCTTGGCGTGCTACAGAGGTTCAGGTTTATACTATAAGGTTCACATTGGCATTCTTACCATGATATTGTTTTAAACAACTCAagcaaatttaaaattcaagacCACCTAGGAAAACCTAGGACTTTGAAAGCTTTGCCGCTCTATAGAATTTGAAGAAAGTTGACTTACAGAACTCTCAAGAAGCGCGGCTGAGATAGGAAATCAGGCACAGCTCCAGTCAAATTGTTATTTgacaaatccctaaaattggaacaaaatgtttTTACTCAACTTTAAGAGTATGCTTCATTTTTGGGATCAACTTATTAGCTTGctatttgttttttgtgtaCATAATAGATTCAAGAACTTACAAATATTCTATTGACTTCAGATTGGATATCCCAGAAGCTATAGTTCCAATTAAACCGCTGGAAGTTAAGTTCCTAAAGCATGATTATGAAATCATTAGTATCATTTAAGACCAGGCTATACTAAAGGATTATCATCACCGTATGCATTTTATTTCATGCCACATAACTTACAAGTATATATTGTAAGGAAtccatttttgtgttttaaattGTGATCAACAGCTACTATTGTGACTGCAGTGTTAAGGTTTCAAAAATTTCTGCAACTATAGCAGCTCAATTGCACGTAAGCCGGATTCATTCGCAATTTTTTacaatcacaattcacaagGATCACAATGTTTGTAGTTTCTGCAATTCAATGGCATTCTTGGTTTGAAGACCACACACCTTTTTAACTTTATtatctgtttttattttctctacacaagtaagtaattgaaaataataaaataaagcaaaagcaagataatatttttgcaatttagaatgaaaactgaaaatgcAGATAGAATATTTTGTCTCAAACCATAAAAACCTCGGTCAAAACTTAAAACCTTCAAGTGTCATACATGTTACCTCCTTAGATTccaaatttatttcaaatgCAGTACATCAACAAAGCATAATAACACTAACAATgcacttttaagttttaacgCACAATTTAAAAACCATATAACTGTTTTTCATGTTCCTTGAGGATCTTAGCAGCACCAAGAAGCATAGCAACATGAGCATCATGGCCACATGCATGCATCTTTCCAGGCACTTTACTCTTATGCTCCCACTCCACCAATTCCTAAggttaaccaaaaaaaatcatcaatgaaATATAGATGAAACAGTATCCTAATAAAAAATCCAAGATAATATATGGTTGAAAACCAAAACACTCAGAAAAAATGTAGACCTGCATGAGAAGAGCATCCATGTCAGCTCTAAGAGCGACAAAAGGAGGAAGACCAGTTCCTATGTAACCAATAACACCTGTCACTGCAACTGGATGTTTATATTGAACACCTAATTCATCCAATTCTGTTCTTATAAGCTTACTGGTCTCAAATTCCTCATAACCAAGTTCAGGATTCTCATGAATCTTCCTCCTTATATCAACCATCCAATCAAAAACTTGAGGTTCCTTGGCTAATTCCAGGAAATTGGGGATTGCGTTTGAACTGGAGGAAGAATCTGAGAAGATTGGTGTAGCAGATAAAAAGGAAATGAACATGATGATGAACAACTTAACACATTTGAAGAAATCCATGAATGCTTTCAAAGTGTTGGAGGAATGAAAAAGAAGCTAAACTAAATTTTGGAACAACAAATACTCACAAATCGCTAGATGTTATACATCCAGTGGGACAATACTAGGTAGCAGTAGTACTGTTGGaatattttttggtaaattaatagtagtattattttatagtaataataatttagaacaaaaataaatgcaAGCTTGAATTGACTTTTTTTCTTGGAGgatgtttgaattgacttttGAGAGACAACCATGTGGTCAATAGATATTTATCATACAATAATGCTAGTTATAGCGAAAATCTTTTTCAAGAAGGATCACGAACAATTGTTTTTGTAACATAAGACCACTGCCATTATTATGTATTCCGTGAATCCAGAATTAGAATAAATCAATCTGTTTTGCCATGGCACTCCTATTTAACGCTAACACAACGCCTTGTGGAAATTTCGGGAAAAAAGAATTCGCTGCATATAGCAGCTCTCTTTATCATATTCAACTTACTTTACATAATGATGTTCTAAATACATGCATCTATGACATTCATCTTATCATCGGTATCATGTTCTTCTTTTTGACAATTATTCGGTATTATGTTCTACTCAGTATTAATCTTATTATGTTTTATAACATGAGTGACTTATAGCTAAAGATTCACCACACAAAGATCACTGCATTTAAAGATTCTAACACAAAGGGCTAaggaattataatttattactaTAATTTAAATGACAATTCATCTACAACAGATGTGTCCAACCCACAACCTCGTGGCATCAATTATATGGCTGTTTCTAAATAATATTTGCTTATAATTCATCATGAATTTTCCCCTTTACTACTGGTACCTCCTGATGAAGCTTGACAAGATATCTAGAAGCTAACGAGGCGTGAAGCGCAGCACCATAAGGAAGTGCATCTTCGTTGACTTTGAAATAGGGTGAGTGTCCCGACGGAAGACGTTCAACTGAGACATCCTCCATTCCGAGGAGGAAGATGTATCCAGGAATAGCCTCTTGATAGAATGCAAAGTCTTCTGATCCCACCGTCGGCTGCTGGTCTTTAATTTTATCAACACCAAGTAACCTCCCAGCTACACTTTCAAAATAGTCATGCAAGCCACCATTGTTTACCGTTGGAGGGATGAAAGGCGTCTCTTCTTCAAGGAAATTGACTGTTGCATTGCATCTATGCACAGCAGCTTGTCCAGTGATAACCTGCATAACCGAAATTTCCTTAGAGCCTAGCAGGATCTCAGTGATAACTAAAACAAGATAGATATAATTTTTATCCTGACAATTTGTATATCAACAAATAAGAATAAGACACACTATTTATGATGTGGAAAAAATAGAGCTCATTATGAACTTATTCTTTGTAAGTCGTAACAGACCTGCTCAATACGGTGTCTCAGATGCGTGAAGCTTTCTCTCGAAAAAGCTCGGAAGGTGCCACCAATTGTGACGGAGTCTGGAATAACATTGAATGCACCACCTCCTTGAAACTTTCCTACAGTCACAACCTATGagtatattatttatgttagaAAGGCATTTAGACCTCAGGTTTTCATCATATTCAAAAATCATTGTAAACAAATAATGTGACGGTATGGTCCCCTACAATGTTTTCCTCAAACAGCCGCAATACTCTTTGGCAATGACAGAATCAAACAATGGTGCAAACAATCATGAGTTGTAAGCTTTTACCTGGGAGTCTACGGGATCAACCTCGCGAGAAACGATTTGTTGTAAGCTAACAACTACATTGGAAGCAGCCAAAATGGGGTCGATAGCATGGTGAGGAATGGCTCCATGACCCCCCATGCCGCTTATTACTGCTTCAAAGAAACCACATCCTGCAGCCATAGGACCAGACCTCGATGCCACTTCACCTAAAGGTAAGTTACTTAGGACATGCAATCCAAATATGGCAGAGACATTTTCTAAGGCTCCAGTGTCTAAAATTTGCTTAGCCCCAGCACCTCCTTCTTCTGCTGGTTGAAAAACAAGAACAACAGTTCCCTATACAAAATAAGGAATGATATCATGGATCCATAAAAGGATGAAAAACAATAGAACAAGATAACtcggaaagaaataaaaataagatatgcAGGAGTcacttttttcagttttttttccaaGTCTTCttgattgtgtttgttacaATTACAACAATAATTGATGCATTGAGTTATGCTTCAAAGGCTTAAGTTAAGTGGTATGCCATATGACAGAAtaacttttacataaaaaattggcATAATGAGCACTTAAAATTTGGCATTAGTGTGCCAATAtgcaaatgtaaaaaaatagaattcatGTTTGATTTTGGCATGATTgaattaaaaacacaaaaatatcttaaacagtTGAAGTGCATAACCGTCAGAGAGGAGTGTTGTGTTTTAAAGGATAAGAGTCCCTACAGTAGGGGTACACAGTTAACACATTGTTGAGCGTTGGATCAAGATCGGACCGAATTTCAGGCTCGGTaatttggattaaaaaaaaagagaacaaaatCCACATATTTTGTGAACTATTTGATCTGAATCTAACGGTCATCAAGGCACGGACTAACGCTCACCAATTCACTATGGCAACCCAATTTCACATCAGCTTGAGAGATTCAGAATTTTCTAGAACACAATTCACAAGGATCATAATGTTTGTAGTTTCAGCACTTTAATGATGCTTGGTTTGAATACATAACACtaatttttcaattgaaaataaagtaaaaaaagataacatttttgcaattgaaaataaaaactgaaaaatgcTTATAGAAAACTTTTTACTCAAACCAAAGAGTACATTAaacaaagcataaaaataattgCAGAGCATGAAGAAATCTCATACATTGAAGAgaatgaacataaaaaaatgaaaaataaaaaaataaaaagaagcgAAAAACCATACTTGTAACTCTTTTTCGTGCTGCTTGAGGATCTTTGCAGCACCAAGAAGCATAGCAACATGAGCATCATGACCACATGCATGCATCTTTCCAGGTACTTTGCTTTTATGCTCCCATTCCAACAATTcctaatgttaaaaaaatcaataaaatatagattaaATATTATCCTCGTAGAAATAGAAATACAACACAAACCaaaaaattgcaacaaaaaagaaaaaacttaattgcaattttggtcTCACCATTTTCCGGATTTAGtccttctattttaaaatatgtcaGTTTTGGTCTCTCCGTCTtatttttcaactaaaaaattGGTGACgtgatatatttaaattatgtgaTAGTGGTATATGATCTGATGATTGAGAAATATAAACCTCGAtaaaattgttagaaaattCTCTTGAAAACTTCATTTAAAACATGTGATATAGAAAACCAAGATAAAATCCACAACTGAAAACTAAAACactcaaggaaaaaaaaaatgcagaccTGCATGAGAAGAGCATCCATGTCAGCTCTAAGAGCAACAAAAGGAGGAAGACCAGTTCCTATGTAACCAATAACACCTGTAACTGCAACTGGATGTTTATATTGAACACCCAACTCATCCAATTTTGTTCTTATAAGCTTACTAGTCTCAAATTCTTGATAACTCAGTTCAGGATTCTCATGAATTTTTCTCCTTATAGAAACCATCCAGTCAAAAACTTTAGGCTCTTTAGCTAAATCTAGAAAGTTTGGGATTGATAAGTGGTCATTTGAAgtggtggaggaggaggaaTCTGAGAAGATTGATGTTgcagataaaaagaaaatgaaaatgatgatgaacATGTTGAAACATTTGAAGAAATCCATGAATACATGCATTCAAAGTGTTGAACTGAGaaatggaaaagaaagaaaagaagttaaATCTAATGGAACAACACATGTTCATTGCTACTAGATTGTTACTATATATGCAGTGGACAGTAGCAAGTGGTAGTAGCCTGGTAGGATTGGTggaatatcatatcatatatacgGAAAACGAtagaaattttagttttttttagaagtttagatattgttttttAGTAGATCAATGCATAAAATTCACATAGTAGGTGAATAGGTGGGGTTATATAATTAATgtgtatgtattttttattttttttaaggattaatgTGTACGTTACTTTGcgtataaatatataaaaaattaaatgtttctaaaaaatgttaaatgtttttgtaataaaacaaattatttgtaAATAAAGACAGAGGCTCTAGGGAGTACCGTCCATTGATTTCACATATAAGGGAGTGgtattgaaagaaagaaaaaaaaaaaaaaaaactagataacaggttacatttatttatgaaaatgttaacgagtgttctaTTTAACCAGAGGTTTTAGGGAGTActatttaaacattttaaatattaagtcttttttttataaaaaattgtatatttaatgaattaaaaattataataattaactttttaaagGAATAATTGCTAAATTTTAGATCCTTAAAAAGTGTCACATGGGAACTCATTAACAAAATTCTTTGTTGATTTCGGGACCAGATTTGTATGTTctataattatcatttaactaatattttcatttaaataatctcaaaaaaaaggtaaaagaaaatttgttatCATGATATTTGTATCAAGTTTCAACCAGAGCTTACCAATAATTAATCTTTGTAGGAGAATGTGGGACATATAGTGAATTATTCAATTTCAATCGAATGTTTCCATACACATGAGTCATGAACCTAATCTCTAACCACTTAGTAAAGGAGTCATAAGTCTTTTACCACTTAGACAAATTGTGGTCCCATAATACGATTACTGACGCGcactttcttcttgtttttgaatttaaacttaattttacaaataaatattttattaacaatATTTGTATAAATCAAGTATTTGATCAGTTTTGTTTTAAATCAAGAATGTATAATAAACTCTAATTTTGAAAACGGTGAATGTAAACAAACTAACTTAACATTAATTAAATGTCTacataaacatttttaactGAGTTTGATAAAAGAagaatcatataatatatatatatatatatatatatatatatattacataaataattaatttgtaacaaaaataattaagaattaaCTTATTATAAACATCTAATTTAGAGCATTTGAAATGGTATTTGGTATTTGTCTCAAACATAATTTTCACAATCAAATTTATTGTTGTAGGGCCGTACAATCAAGTTTATTGTTTCATGTGTATATACAAACATACTATAAATTGATTTtaccttctttcaaaaaaaaaaaaattgattttaccaTAAAGAcacactaaaataaaaatagcaatTTGTGACATGATAAACATGTGCATTTGAtcccgtcaaaaaaaaaaaaacatgtgcaTTTGAAAGTGCGGCTGGTTGTGTTATGTCAAATCAAAATGTCCGAGTCGCAACCCATTACCAGCATGTGAGTATTTCCTTTTCTCCACGTTTGACTTATCATATAGAATACACTTAAAAAATATTGGTcggtttttttgaaggaaaaaagtaTTGGTCGGTTGTTTTTCACTATTGTGTTAGGAAATAATTTAAATTGAGCAATTtggtttttatcaaaaaataacttattccctacttttttttttttggttacaacttATTCCCTACTTTAATTTGAATTGGTTTTTATCGAAAAATAAGTTATTCCCTACTTTaatttggattggttagaaagcCTTTTTTGCACAGAGTACTGTTTATAggatttttctttataaattatatactaCTCTTTATTGAAGGTTTTTCATACCGTCACTTTTAATTAACAAATTGATAATCATTTTGTCCatgtgaatttaatttaattgctATGAATAATACATTATAATATAGAAATGATGAAGTTCAAATACTAGACACTCCACTTATTTATCTTCAGGA
Proteins encoded in this window:
- the LOC112416102 gene encoding probable LRR receptor-like serine/threonine-protein kinase At1g05700 isoform X2, whose protein sequence is MLFSCRNWWSGSIRVKCLERCMHVAMMLMLLCFLVLLRSSRNMKNSYRNLTSSGLIGTIASGISNLKSIEYLDLSNNNLTGAVPDFLSQPRFLRVLNLEGNQLSGAIPIQLLVRSENSTLQFNFGGNQDLCSSGSCNKRNGNKVVVPLVTSIGGAFLILAVAAISFRIYNKRHHVSHKVIKLGANSRIKQELESKKQEFTYEEVLRITRNFEKVIGKGASGTVYHGWIDHNTLSKCYLPYLLKDFCNFKQRPNFLL
- the LOC11427153 gene encoding IAA-amino acid hydrolase ILR1-like 4 — translated: MHVFMDFFKCFNMFIIIFIFFLSATSIFSDSSSSTTSNDHLSIPNFLDLAKEPKVFDWMVSIRRKIHENPELSYQEFETSKLIRTKLDELGVQYKHPVAVTGVIGYIGTGLPPFVALRADMDALLMQELLEWEHKSKVPGKMHACGHDAHVAMLLGAAKILKQHEKELQGTVVLVFQPAEEGGAGAKQILDTGALENVSAIFGLHVLSNLPLGEVASRSGPMAAGCGFFEAVISGMGGHGAIPHHAIDPILAASNVVVSLQQIVSREVDPVDSQVVTVGKFQGGGAFNVIPDSVTIGGTFRAFSRESFTHLRHRIEQVITGQAAVHRCNATVNFLEEETPFIPPTVNNGGLHDYFESVAGRLLGVDKIKDQQPTVGSEDFAFYQEAIPGYIFLLGMEDVSVERLPSGHSPYFKVNEDALPYGAALHASLASRYLVKLHQEVPVVKGKIHDEL
- the LOC112416102 gene encoding probable LRR receptor-like serine/threonine-protein kinase At1g05700 isoform X1, with the protein product MLFSCRNWWSGSIRVKCLERCMHVAMMLMLLCFLVLLRSSRNMKNSYRNLTSSGLIGTIASGISNLKSIEYLDLSNNNLTGAVPDFLSQPRFLRVLNLEGNQLSGAIPIQLLVRSENSTLQFNFGGNQDLCSSGSCNKRNGNKVVVPLVTSIGGAFLILAVAAISFRIYNKRHHVSHKVIKLGANSRIKQELESKKQEFTYEEVLRITRNFEKVIGKGASGTVYHGWIDHNTLSKCYLPYLLKDFCNFKQRPNFLLQFIINT